One window of Silurus meridionalis isolate SWU-2019-XX chromosome 9, ASM1480568v1, whole genome shotgun sequence genomic DNA carries:
- the serpinc1 gene encoding antithrombin-III codes for MRMKWVVCVGVFWILSISTAHAAKDICSLKPKDLPLEPVCIYRNPNVPDNEEAPTGIPEKIPGSTNPRVWELSKANGRFAISLFKQLTKNKSVEANIFMSPLSISTAFAMTKLGACNRTLEQIMKVFEFDMIKEKTSEQVHFFFAKLNCRLYRKTHNSVELVSANRLFGEKSFEFNENYQNISEMVYGAKLLPLNFKEKPELSRQRINEWISEKTNHRINDTLPEGSVNGDTILVLVNTIYFKGQWKNKFDRLNSMESKFYVSETHSCPVQMMYQENSYNFGIFPEDKVKVLEMFYNGEGISMIIVLPHGNTELTKVEENLSLKKLSGWLNDMKSKSVAVHFPRFRIEDNFTLKEKLEAMGLQDIFSSQHASLPGLVASNEDDLYVTDAFHKAFLEVNEEGSEAAAATGIVFHGRSINLNREVFVADRPFLLFIRETTINTLIFAGRVADPCSSS; via the exons ATGAGAATGAAGTGGGTGGTTTGTGTCGGAGTTTTCTGGATCCTCTCCATCTCCACAGCTCATGCAGCCAAAGACATATGTAGCCTGAAGCCCAAAGATTTGCCCCTAGAGCCGGTGTGTATATACCGCAACCCGAACGTCCCAGACAACGAAGAAGCACCGACCGGGATCCCCGAGAAGATACCAGGGTCCACCAACCCTCGAGTGTGGGAGCTGTCCAAAGCCAATGGGCGCTTCGCCATTTCACTCTTTAAGCAGCTGACCAAAAACAAGTCTGTGGAGGCGAACATCTTCATGTCCCCGCTCAGCATCTCAACAGCCTTCGCCATGACGAAACTGGGGGCTTGCAACAGGACGCTGGAGCAGATCATGAAG GTGTTCGAGTTCGACATGATCAAAGAGAAGACCTCAGAACAGGTTCACTTCTTCTTCGCCAAGCTGAACTGCCGCCTTTATCGTAAAACCCACAACTCCGTGGAACTGGTTTCGGCCAATCGTCTGTTCGGAGAGAAGTCGTTCGAGTTCAACGAGAACTACCAGAACATCAGTGAGATGGTCTACGGGGCCAAGCTGCTGCCGCTCAACTTCAAG GAGAAACCTGAACTTTCACGGCAGAGGATCAACGAGTGGATTTCGGAGAAGACAAACCACAGGATTAATGACACTTTGCCTGAAGGCTCTGTGAATGGAGATACCATTCTAGTTCTGGTCAATACCATCTACTTTAAG GGCCAATGGAAAAACAAGTTTGACAGACTTAATAGCATGGAGTCCAAATTCTATGTCAGCGAGACACACAGCTGCCCGGTGCAGATGATGTACCAGGAGAACTCGTATAACTTTGGAATATTCCCAGAGGACAAAGTGAAAGTGCTCGAGATGTTCTACAATGGAGAAGGCATTTCGATGATTATTGTCTTACCGCACGGCAACACAGAGCTGACTAAG GTGGAGGAAAACCTATCCCTGAAGAAACTCAGTGGCTGGTTGAATGACATGAAAAGTAAATCAGTGGCGGTGCACTTCCCACGTTTCCGCATAGAGGACAACTTTACCCTGAAGGAGAAGCTTGAGGCTATGGGCCTCCAGGATATCTTTAGTTCACAGCATGCCAGTCTACCAG GCCTGGTAGCGAGCAATGAGGATGACCTTTATGTCACTGATGCCTTCCACAAAGCTTTCCTTGAA GTCAATGAGGAGGGCAGCGAGGCGGCAGCAGCTACTGGTATCGTGTTCCACGGCCGCTCCATCAACCTGAACCGCGAGGTGTTCGTTGCCGATCGGCCTTTCCTGCTCTTTATCCGAGAAACCACCATCAACACTCTGATCTTCGCCGGCCGTGTTGCAGATCCCTGCTCGAGCAGCTAA